Sequence from the Metopolophium dirhodum isolate CAU chromosome 2, ASM1992520v1, whole genome shotgun sequence genome:
CAGTACTATTTTTAAGGTAGTAGGATTTGTAGCTTGTGGATTATAGGTATAGTACTCAAAcactacaaattaataaaattaaacaaattacaaaaattatttcagaTAGGTAAATAgccaatatatttgataaaaaaggTTATTATTCAATGTAACATGTGAATCTAGAACTTATTGtgaaatttaacatatttgatTGATATTGGATATTGGATATTGtgctattatttattcattttgacCTTATGCTTACACAAACACCTACAATATTGTTCTgagatatgtatattttatcagattTTACTTAGTAAATAATTGCATTAGAAATAGTTCATAAATTGtagaactaaattaaaaaatctaatgtttctcaataataaagtaaaaaataaatacaccatTAATAGTTAATGCATTAAATATAAACACGGCTAAAtagatagataaaaatatactcaaGGTGTGTGTGGTGTTGCGTATAATAAATTCCttgtaacaacataatattattaaaaaaatgtattattttcacaataaaaataaatacatagattggaggacaaataaaaaataattgagtaaataaattacaattaaattatctaGAAAACTAAATACGAAcagtttcttataaaatattccataattgaattaatataataaatataacaataataatcaaattaaaatctaaatacaaataacattattataaaaatattatataagtaataattattatttaattgtaagaTTAATTATGagaaataaaaacagtttaagCAACCTTAGCCTATATGTATTATCTTAATGTGGAATCATGTACTGCAAATAATCGTAAACACTTAATTCTCCCAAGCATTGACAGACagcatctaaaaaaaatttattataagcacattctataaaatattcattaagtctttaatatgtatacatacaattaGCAATTATGTAGAATGTGATTGTGATTGTGACAGAAgcaagtgtcaaaatattttaatttttttaattttgaaagacaattataattataatttaaccaaGAATACATCCCAAGGTCGGCCAAATGGACAATCTTGAATAATTTCAAAGTCAATCCCCCATTTTTAGaactttttattgtatatttactatttagtatatactAGAGCTCTGCACGGTCCGTTTTCTTATAGACCAGACCGGACTGATAATTTTTAACAGAGACCAggactaataaaataaaaatgaagcaAGACCAGACCGGActgatacattttaacaaaGACTAGGACTGAACTGGACCGGACCAggctgataaaataaaaatgaagccTGACCgaacgattattttattatgataatgatttttatttttcaacgtaatataaattatataattaaatcgaCGTTTAAGATACAGATCACTATAGATCTAATATAAATTTGGACCCGACTTGACCAGTTTTTTTAAGGACGAACCGGAccggaccatttttttttattagacaaaGAGACCGAACCacattaaattacaatacacaAAAACCGAAAAAGGCCAGACCATGGTCCAGTCCGGTCCGGTCCGGACTGGTCTAGACCAGACCGTGCAAAGCTCTAGTATATACAGTTACATAGATATTACGGAGCAGCTTATTTGTGTGAAATGATATTTTCACACACAATTGTTATAAAAGCTGAATACCAAGCTACACTTTCTGATTATCATTTAGAGCAACACCTTCATTTAGCTGTTAGCAACTATTTCccagattttataataaagttgcCAACAATGTGCAATGGCCAATGACGCACTTCTATgccaacagtataatattaatttattataaatttaatatgaaacATTACTAAGATCATCATTAATCAAAACAAGTTTTGCCATTCCTGCTATATACATTTGAAcatcaatataaatatgaagattaagtatttgatttatataaatatatatgttttgttcaagcatagactataatattttagattttagtttTACTAGGTATAGATAATTAGTTctcaatcataaaataatactgttatacCTTTAGAACAATTGCATTTccataaaactttattttgaaatacagTTGCCTGTAATCCATTGTGATCTGTATTTCCTTCTACAAGCTCAAGAGGCCTAGTGATAGATTCTGAGAATTCAATTACTTCAGCGTGAATGATtccaataaacaataatacttcAGTAATGTCAGATTTAATTGTCAACCATGGAgagtatatacgtattatactatTCTTGGCAGCATTTAAAGGACAATTGTCTAGAGTTACTAAAACTCTTTGAACTTCTttatctgtaatatattatactgtaatagtaATGATATACATTGATTtactttaattacaattattattttaactcctTTACCAGATTTCATATAGTAACAAAGTAGAACAATCATTCTAAATTCCTTCCATGCTTCAATGACCTTTAATACAGCAGTTTCACCTTGTTTTGGCTTATAACTTTTAGACAAGCTTTTCTCATATTCTCGAATACGAGCTTCAGATTTTTTACGGTTAATAAGTTCTTGAAATTTTCCTCTCAATCCATCCttactgtaaaaaatatattaataatgataaactatttttaaaaaattcaagaaaCTTACCtcatttttttacgttttttagcTGAGTCGAAATGATTAGGTGACAATGGGCTATTGTCTGATTTTTTCCTATTTATTTTGGGCGAAaagataatatcattattttcatgAATAGCTCTAGGTGATTCTACCGAGTCAATCTGCaaacaaaaagaaattaaaatgtgttcatattattatacaataacttTAAATACACACTttaaatggcatttcataattGACAAAAGACTGTGTTGGAGAAGCTATAGGTTCAAATAAACCTGGTAATGTTGTTCCATCAACATTTGGTGGAGTTTGAATGGATTGAATGAGTACTTGACTATTTCTTCCATGTGGAGTTTTAGGCGATTGATCGACTTCAATCAATGGAACGTACGGACTTAAAATGGTTTTAGGAGAATACTGGACTATGGAATTGTCCACATTCATGGCTTCATGTTCAGGAGTGGCAGGGATTACACTTATTTCGGATGAATGCataaatgacataatattatcttcattcTGATTGAAAAGCTCTTCTTTATGATGTTTAAAGATTTTTGAATATTCTTTAACTGTATTTTTGGCAAATTCTTTTGTATTCAAAGATGAATGTATTAAAGAAGTGTCTGAATATCTTTGATTATCATCattaattatacacaatttttttgctGGTCCTTGACTTTGATGttcttgtaatataattattgattttttaggTTCCCTGCAGTAActttcagtttttaattcaGTTATAGGATACTCCAAAATATTTTCTGTATTGATAATATCCATAGaatctaaattaatttcatcGCAAAATGCATTTTTGACGGTTGTTGATATTTCTGTACTTTTCCGAATTTCATTTGTtcgtaaatttatttcatttttttcattggtaAATTCCTTACAATCTGGTACTTTACCACTGTCAAAGTTTTTgatcttattttttttgttaagaacccgattatttttttttatttttttttttttcataacggGCAAGGCAATTTTTTTGGAAGATTCAATAATATCTTCAGAATGTACATAGTTTAATTttgattctattttatttatgtgcgtatttacatttttatatttttcatttatattttctgGTACTTGGTCAATTGGTATGTTTATACACGTCTTATAGTTCATGTTCAACCTTTCGTAACTAGAAACATCAGTCTCGTCCAAATTGTTGGACATAACGTACCGTTTTCGATTCGACATAATCTCGGGAGATTTAGAACAACCGAAAACTTTAGTGCGTGAATTCAGTTGATCTCTAGTACACGATGGTTTGATGGCCGATGAATCATTAACCGTATGTGAAGACGAAATTTCAGTTTTGGCAATTTTTGTTGGAAATAAACATTGTTTTGATTTATGCAATGAAGCATCTTGATTTCTTATTGTATTTTTTCGGTTTGATACAATTTGGGGGGACTTGGTAGGACATTTTAATTGAGATGCTTTGTACATGCTGTAGGGTCTTTTTCGTAGGCAATTTGCATAATCAAAAGTTTTACAAAGTTTCTTATTTAGTTCTTCTGggtctgaatgtttatatacttTTCCTATTTTATCTTCTTGGAATAAACTTCTTTTTACACGTTTGTGAACATGttctgttttattttcattggttTTGACATCCGAAGATTTAGCcgattttttaactttttcaacACTATCTTCAATATTAATTCCTTTTAATTCAGGTAATAATTTTGGTTTATGAGTACTGGTATTTCTGTTCCAAATAACTTCTAATGGTTTAAAAGATGGATGTTTTAGTTTGTCCATTTCTTTTCCTGTAAAcatgaatacattatataataaaataaaatgtacaaaatattttttggatttttcaatatacattatacatattagaaTAGATATATTGGTATTGTATGTCAAATGTATatgggtacctactatattaaagGTTCCCAAATTGTGGATtacgattatatttttttgggtcgcgttaagaggatgctacaccCGCatttattgtctccgtcttacaaatgtaaaacatagaaaaaacggtTTTTAAGAACCACTCAGGCTGTGGTCCAAGCTAAGCAAACAAATATTCATACTATAAAGAGGACAAGAGGAGAACAGTTAATatgcaacgttgtttttattttttcgatattagaactaaaaaaaagttattcaagtttgaaaaactcaaaaattataaatttttaaacaataagaactattttgtatttgtaatatagaaaaaataaaaccaacgtTGCACAGTAAATGTTCTCCTCtttaaagtgtaaaaatttggTTGCTTAGCTTGGACTACGACCTGAGTGGTTCTTAACCACgcacgcaaaacagtttttctattttttcagttttcaaaacatattttggagacaacacatgtgggtgtagcgtcctcttaagttatgtaatatttatataaaataaagatttatttaatgtagaaaTACGAGTAGATTATACGGTATTATCCgtgtaattatattgtacattggtGTTCGAATTTAGTTTTATTCTACAGCCCCCtagtttattacataatattattaattgttattattcattacaacCATTTGTTATAatctaatcaaaaataaatttcattacaTCCATGTGGTAAATATTAGAACGCCATAACTGATGAAAATTAGAAGGAGGGGTTTTTCTGGGACCCTTAATTGTAGGACATTAAACCCAGTTGTCACTACAACTACTGTATATAAATAACGTGATAGattacattatgatttatgtttatatgtatttggtaaaaaaaagttttatacgtaaaagttaaaacaaattacaaccACGGTCCACGAATACTAttgttaggtataggtacttcaaaaactgattgtgtttaatttaatagaacagttaaattatatttgaatagaaACGTGTccatttgtaaattaatattataataattaaatcaaataatattaatatatatttctattctAATAAcacacgtaaaaaaaaaattcataaaatataatacctataagcATTATCATTTAGATCACTGGAAATCCtaccataaaaaaatactatctgCAAAACTaacatacttatataggtactaataccTAGTTGGCTTTCGGTTAATTTCCTAGAACACATTTATTTCTTACTATCCAAATATTATAGCCAAACTACGAACGCTATttgcatttaattaaattccaaCTGTATGTAGATTAGTAACATATCGTGAACTTCTATAACCTATGTTTGTGTggcaatgaatataaatattacatgcaTACCATTAACTGTTACGcataacctataaaataaatacacattgtACCTTGGCCAGAATACTTAGTTTCCACTAAAGTGCAAAGTTTCATTTATCATCTAAGTATGATGTATTgatctatatacctataacttttTGGTTATATCAAATATCATCTTTTAcaacgtattttatattaaaaacagcaaataattaaatgttataatatatatgtttagaaaacacattattttataattaatcgtCAAAAATAATGTCTTGCAAATTATActggaataattattttaaatatgtaattggTTCGTTATCATAAAAgacgaattattatttcatcaataaataacaatttaaatttgatacactAGTACAGGCTTTATATttctgataaaaattataaaagcacTTTGTGCATACTGTGACCGTATCACAATTTATCTACACTTAAAATAGCCAAGGTGTaggtaataaataggtatacagaTGTCTAGTATCgtttattacgtatattattattattagggattcgtataaaaatagtataaacacGAGTTATGTGGtacataatcattaatcacTGTAGCctgtatagtcgtatagaccacaaacaaaacaatattttttaaagttattatgttttgaaaacAAGCAATAATAGTATGTTACAAAGAAAATGTTTGAACAACATTTAAACAGATTGAcgaaacttaataatataaaataagtaactGAACAGTTACAAAAACATTGCCAATGCCCGATTTCGTGTGAAATACTGAGAAATGCTGTACAAAATTTCACATTAACAAATGAGATTTATCggtttaaatgattttaaaatatacaatattcttAGATACCATAGACCATTGTTGATTTCATAATTTCTAGTTCCgctattacttttttaattttaaaattgattaataaattttatatttatatcttaaaatattatgatacataggaactgttaaaaattaaaatgcatagcGATAGCTGGTATCtggttttttaattgttatcatagacaattaaaatgtatattgttgcataggtaattatttattttttttacttataaagttataagtatcatattacctaaaaaaaatgtaaatatatatatatcgacaTTCAAATTATCTAATAGTCGTAggaaaaaaaaagcaataacaatttgaaatcTTATAACCTATCcatctatagtatattatttcgttCCAAAGTATCAAACACACTTAAAATAACTGATATGATTTTGAAGCacacaaattacattttcagaaatgagtaatatttatatttattataatacatacataatatataaagtgagtcatttaccatatttttatacgttttaacGTATTTACAATAACAAATGATTTGACCTATACTCTATAGAGTTTAGAGCGTGTTTAGATGGATCAGCTACACGGtaattggtaaaaaataattgtataatttgctttatacatacctattagacatggtacctactcaaaatagttaaatatacattttgtattacatttcgataaatttatgatttttaatattaaataaatatattgatgtattaaggaaaaaaatgtatatcgtgGGTATgggtttaatcataaaatagaatgttataataaatattaaataatacctatttaggaTTTAGTTCAAAACGATTTCAAAGGTTAGTATTGAAACCGTTTTTTATAATAGACATGCGTCCGTGCCAACAGATGTCGCTGTTGcgattatattacacaatatatgaCTACACAGTGTGTGTTATACATTATAGACTATGGTAAACCAAGCACATCCGCCAACCGGCCAGCCACTCACCGGGACCGACAACTAGTCGTTAGTCGTTACACAGTTATCACGGCGTGCATGTGAGGGTAGAGCTAATAGCtgggaaaattatttttgattacctTTTCGTTATACTTATATCCTTAGTTATGAATAAAGACAATCAACATAGTGTGGCATTTGTTTCGTTCACAGCTGTTACTGCTGTAGCCGTTTTGTTAATCACGcttaaatattgtattctttATGTAGTTACAATTTTGAGTGCAGTATGGTTAATAATCAATTACTGGAATTTCTTGGTCAGAGTATGGCAAACACTTCCGAGGGACGCAATGtaagtaaacaaaaataatacagaatTAACGAAACATCAAAGTTAATGTGACTCAAGCAATACCAAATATTCGCCCATTTACAcatgcatttatataatatacgattataattataagtttttaaccTGAACGTACCGAATTCTTAATCATGGAAATGTAAATACGatgtaaaaccaaaaaaaaacttttgaaaacaTTCAAAAgtgacaaatacaatttaacaaatgGGGAAccctacttaaaatatatatcaacatacctacctataatacaattagaatcttttttaaaacaaagtaaaaacttTGATGTCTAaacatatactaaataatacagAAATACCGTAAACAGttagtaagtattataatacagtcaAGTCTCGATAACTGGAATTTCGTGTTTTTAAGTTGGGTTTGAAGCGTATAACTCAAAAAATCCATAAGTCGAATTTTATTCCCCTCGAGACTCTACTGTATATTATCACATTTTAATACCAACTACGCATGggaataatttaatgaataaacaatattattaatttttttatgataacatttatgactcacaatattatacattttaataaacaagtgtaatattttcaaaactgtaaACGTCAATATACAACACATACAATATTACCAAGATCAATGGTAAAAGATAACATTTCAAAacgcattagttattacttatttgtttaaaattagaaGCTATTGAATttaatgtgtttaataatagaaactttttaacgattattcaattattgttcaatctttaaattttgttatttaataaataaactcgataaatgataatacaaatatcCAACATAAATCATATTGatcttattttaaaacttatttaagtGTTAACCATCAAAATGTGTATTCAATATCTAGCAATCaaatatgttgataaattataagttataagtttataaccaattaatatattataaaatgtatgtttacatacaaaaacaatttttgtagtataaaatatttttacgttattgtaatataatgatgGTAGGTAACATCTATAatgattttttcttaaattatcatAACACGTTTTCggttaatttttatgaattgtaaATATCGACCTACAATTCTAAGGTCATAAAATTATACAggtaaaaaaagtaaaagttggttataatatttttacgaaataaataaaaaagttagacTAATGCTGAAATCAGAGGGATAGGACACTATATTGGGCACTTCACTGtcgataaaaattttttacttgTTCAAATCTCGTATAGGTATTTCTCAATAATTGGACAAGATTTTGAGCGGATAATTGGCATTTCTCTGGCTTCGTTTAGGTTCGTCAGTGGTTGATAgcgatgtatttattatacatttgaaagtaattaaaaattaatttctatcgAAAAACCATTCTGCGGTGAAGGGCCCGAATAACAGAACACATAAGACTATTAAACAATGTTaggtaaatacaattaattaattagtcgTTTTTGTTAGAATAACATTACATAATGTTACTAAATCTCTAGGAttacatgtattttaattttaaccaaaGACGATTTAACAAAGAATAGGTACACCGTACATTGAATAATCTTTCAGAGTACCTAAGTATCTTTTCTTTACACGTTTGAGGAATAACTGAGAAAACCCGGAGCTCACTTCtgctgtatactgtatagtatgtTTCCAGTgggtacctcgtcattgagttaTTAATCTATGATTAGTtgaatttattatcaaaattcgGAATAAGTatgtttgtttttgtataatttgcTATTTCATTATCTAGTAAGTACTTTCAGTAGATAATAATCAAAACTTAAATATCTGTAACCAGGCTCCCACATCAAATTTTGGGTCCCTGTACTAAATGTTTTTGCTGACCCTATAAAAAACAACCTATTACAAGCGATACGGGTGTCTTATACACG
This genomic interval carries:
- the LOC132939791 gene encoding uncharacterized protein LOC132939791: MDKLKHPSFKPLEVIWNRNTSTHKPKLLPELKGINIEDSVEKVKKSAKSSDVKTNENKTEHVHKRVKRSLFQEDKIGKVYKHSDPEELNKKLCKTFDYANCLRKRPYSMYKASQLKCPTKSPQIVSNRKNTIRNQDASLHKSKQCLFPTKIAKTEISSSHTVNDSSAIKPSCTRDQLNSRTKVFGCSKSPEIMSNRKRYVMSNNLDETDVSSYERLNMNYKTCINIPIDQVPENINEKYKNVNTHINKIESKLNYVHSEDIIESSKKIALPVMKKKKIKKNNRVLNKKNKIKNFDSGKVPDCKEFTNEKNEINLRTNEIRKSTEISTTVKNAFCDEINLDSMDIINTENILEYPITELKTESYCREPKKSIIILQEHQSQGPAKKLCIINDDNQRYSDTSLIHSSLNTKEFAKNTVKEYSKIFKHHKEELFNQNEDNIMSFMHSSEISVIPATPEHEAMNVDNSIVQYSPKTILSPYVPLIEVDQSPKTPHGRNSQVLIQSIQTPPNVDGTTLPGLFEPIASPTQSFVNYEMPFKIDSVESPRAIHENNDIIFSPKINRKKSDNSPLSPNHFDSAKKRKKMSKDGLRGKFQELINRKKSEARIREYEKSLSKSYKPKQGETAVLKVIEAWKEFRMIVLLCYYMKSDKEVQRVLVTLDNCPLNAAKNSIIRIYSPWLTIKSDITEVLLFIGIIHAEVIEFSESITRPLELVEGNTDHNGLQATVFQNKVLWKCNCSKDAVCQCLGELSVYDYLQYMIPH